A stretch of Henckelia pumila isolate YLH828 chromosome 4, ASM3356847v2, whole genome shotgun sequence DNA encodes these proteins:
- the LOC140861511 gene encoding uncharacterized protein, with protein MKQQFLENFFPTSRAANIRKDICGIRQLQGETLYEYWERFKKLCASCSQHQIYEQLLVQYFYEGLSVFYRNMIDAASGGALVNKTPQEASDLIPNMVSNAQQFRTREDNAPRHVKEETRSSIQNLGNKITQLATSVSNLEAQNSGKLPSETVINPRENASAMVLRSGKKIEIGSLSPIKSSEGKGMEKEVEDTSEDQTKVKSTSLSSDISNVVVPPFSARLEKSKKADYENEVLETFIKVEINISLIDAIKQIPIYAKFLKDLCTNKRD; from the exons ATGAAGCAGCAATTTCTGGAAAATTTCTTCCCAACTTCGAGAGCCGCAAATATTAGGAAGGACATTTGTGGGATCAGACAGTTACAGGGAGAGACTTTGTATGAATACTGGGAGAGATTCAAGAAACTGTGTGCGAGCTGTTCGCAACACCAAATTTATGAACAACTTTTAGTTCAGTATTTTTATGAGGGACTCTCAGTTTTTTATAGGAACATGATTGATGCTGCAAGTGGAGGAGCACTGGTGAACAAAACACCTCAAGAAGCAAGTGATCTTATCCCCAACATGGTATCTAATGCTCAACAGTTCAGAACAAGAGAAGATAACGCTCCGCGACATGTTAAAGAG GAAACGAGGTCCAGCATTCAGAATCTAGGAAATAAGATAACCCAGTTAGCTACTTCTGTCAGCAACTTGGAGGCTCAAAATTCTGGAAAATTACCATCAGAAACGGTAATAAATCCAAGAGAAAATGCAAGTGCAATGGTGTTGAGAAGTGGAAAAAAGATTGAAATTGGATCTTTGTCGCCTATTAAGTCTAGTGAAGGAAAAGGCATGGAAAAAGAAGTTGAAGACACATCCGAGGACCAAACAAAGGTAAAATCCACATCCCTTTCATCTGATATATCTAATGTAGTTGTTCCTCCATTTTCTGCAAGGttggaaaaatccaaaaaagcTGATTATGAGAATGAAGTGTTGGAGACGTTCATTAAAGTGGAAATTAACATATCCTTGATAGATGCAATTAAGCAAATCCCAAtatatgcaaaatttttgaaggaTTTGTGCACTAACAAGAGAGACTGA